In one Bombyx mori chromosome 22, ASM3026992v2 genomic region, the following are encoded:
- the LOC105842410 gene encoding uncharacterized protein LOC105842410 has translation MPLKDEVRAAINHLKRKAVGFDEIPIETIKAMGEIGVDILHIICCRIWITGVWPSDWSHSIFIPLHKKGSTKKCNNYRLISLVSHASKVMLHIINTRHKVTCPERSPPSKQAFDTVKWWKLWLVLTEMGVPQHLVHTIRRLYEDGTAAVRVDGIDSERFST, from the exons ATGCCTCTAAAAGACGAAGTGCGAGCAGCTATTAACCACCTTAAACGGAAGGCTGTAGGTTTTGATGAAATCCCCATCGAGACAATAAAAGCCATGGGGGAAATCGGAGTGGATATACTGCACATCATCTGTTGTCGAATTTGGATCACTGGAGTTTGGCCGAGCGATTGGTCACATTCGATATTCATTCCACTTCACAAAAAGGGATCAACGAAGAAGTGCAATAACTACAGACTAATTTCTCTCGTATCCCACGCCAGTAAAGTCATGCTGCACATTATTAACACGAGGCACAAGGTTACTTGTCCCGAGAGATCGCCCCCGAGCAAGCAG GCTTTTGATACCGTCAAGTGGTGGAAGCTGTGGTTGGTACTGACGGAAATGGGTGTACCGCAACATCTTGTACACACCATCAGACGTCTGTACGAAGATGGCACGGCCGCTGTTCGTGTTGACGGTATTGACTCCGAACGCTTCAGCACATAG
- the LOC101745585 gene encoding programmed cell death protein 2, with product MEPRKVDIGVLEEKPSWLLHPRFFPSKIGGKPSWLNLQDLPKSSELLCKKCQDPTVFLCQVYAPFEDVEDCFHRTIFIFICKNGNCCSKNHTDNFIVLRCQLPRTNDFYSYQPYEEKDEEFPMDNWTKLCDVCGARGPAHCSRCKKVYYCSRKHQIIDWQKGHKEQCPQLQSGDIVSTNNFKITKAGQSVLFKEWELIVDEEDEEDPNNTDINQEMEKLNKMMQEKKVGSLNNISESELEEYTRTVPNDKVFNKFSKRVARHPEQVLRYDRGGVPLWITSNNDSLVHIPKCEYCNGERQFEFQIMPQLLNFLDVGVELNSIDWGVLAIYTCKASCNKGSAYMLEYMIKQDLSD from the exons ATGGAGCCCAGAAAAGTGGATATAGGCGTTTTAGAAGAAAAACCTAGTTGGCTTTTACATCCAAGGTTCTTTCCAAGCAAAATTGGCGGAAAACCATCCTGGCTTAATCTGCAGGATCTACCGAAATCTAGTGAGCTTTTGTGTAAAAAATGCCAGGATCCTACAGTTTTCTTGTGTCAA GTTTATGCTCCGTTTGAAGATGTAGAAGATTGCTTTCATAgaactatatttattttcatttgtaaaaATGGAAATTGTTGCAGTAAAAACCACACTGATAACTTTATTGTACTACGCTGTCAGCTTCCTAGAACGAATGATTTCTATTCCTATCAACCATATGAAGAAAAAGATGAG GAATTCCCAATGGACAACTGGACAAAATTGTGTGATGTATGTGGTGCTAGAGGACCTGCTCATTGTTCAAGGTGTAAGAAAGTGTACTACTGTAGTAGGAAACATCAAATTATTGACTGGCAAAAGGGCCATAAAGAACAATGTCCGCAACTGCAG TCTGGTGATATTGTGAGTACAAATAACTTCAAAATTACAAAGGCTGGACAGTCAGTACTGTTTAAAGAATGGGAACTGATTGTTGATGAAGAAGATGAG gaagATCCAAATAACACTGATATAAATCAAGAGATGGAGAAGCTGAACAAAATGatgcaagaaaaaaaagttggcTCATTGAACAATATTAGCGAAAGTGAATTAGAAGAATACACAAGAACAGTACCTAATGACAAAGtgtttaataaatttagtaAAAGGGTTGCTAGACACCCAgaacaagttctaaggtatgaCAGAGGAGGTGTACCCTTATGGATTACTAGTAATAATGACAGCTTAGTTCATATACCCAAATGTGAATATTGCAATGGTGAAAGGCAATTTGAATTCCaa aTAATGCCACAACTGCTGAATTTCTTAGATGTTGGTGTAGAATTGAACAGCATAGACTGGGGAGTACTAGCTATTTATACTTGCAAAGCTAGTTGTAACAAAGGATCTGCATACATGTTGGAGTATATGATAAAACAAGATTTATCTGATTGA
- the LOC101745738 gene encoding transmembrane protein 242 — protein sequence MEEERLQRIKAGAFLASVTGISALIGFSATLSTAKKSDPKYFSKGLHGGAELGDAGAILALRALGWGTLYAVAGTGFLCYGIWKLSGAKDLKDFRVKMGNLLPTLPKNNPPQSRTEFSGLNDFLTYVSEEYGKKSVKEK from the exons ATGGAGGAAGAACGACTGCAACGTATTAAAG cTGGTGCATTTCTGGCATCAGTCACGGGTATATCGGCGTTAATCGGATTCAGCGCAACTTTATCCACTGCAAAAAAATCTGATCCTAAGTACTTCAGTAAAG gcTTACATGGTGGTGCTGAGCTTGGGGACGCAGGTGCCATACTTGCATTAAGAGCCTTAGGATGGGGTACACTGTATGCTGTTGCAGGTACTGGTTTCCTTTGCTATGGCATTTGGAAACTTTCTGGTGCAAAAGAT TTAAAGGATTTTAGAGTGAAAATGGGTAATTTGTTGCCTACATTACCAAAGAACAATCCACCTCAATCAAGAACAGAGTTTAGTGGTTTGAATGACTTTTTAACATATGTATCTGAAGAATATGGGAAGAAATCAGTGAAAGAAAAGTAG